The Musa acuminata AAA Group cultivar baxijiao chromosome BXJ2-2, Cavendish_Baxijiao_AAA, whole genome shotgun sequence genome has a segment encoding these proteins:
- the LOC103970816 gene encoding arginine decarboxylase has protein sequence MPAFTCVDAAVPPHGYAFAWDGALPAQGAIPGDASTTADGPTADLSSPWSTDLSAKLYRIDGWGAPYFCVNASGDISVRPHGAATLPHQEIDLMKVVKKASGPKSAGGLGLRLPLLVRFTDVLKHRLESLQQAFDVAIRSNGYGSRYQGVYPVKCNQDRHLVEDIMEFGAPFDFGLEAGSKAELLLAMTCLTRARPEAFLICNGYKDEEYITLALIARSMDLNTVIVLEQEEELDTVVETSERLGVRPVIGLRAKLRTKHSGHFGSTSGEKGKFGLSTAQILSVAQKLQRLEMLDCLQLLHFHIGSQIPSTALLSDGVGEAANIYCELARLGALMRVIDIGGGLGIDYDGSRSGGSDMSVGYGLDEYANAVVRAVMLACDRKHVGHPIICSESGRALVSHQSVLIFEAVSSTSTKSEASSSIWPNHACLLDELADDAHSDYHNLIAASLRRENETSVLYAEKLKQKCVDHFKDGILGLEHLAAVDAVCDLVSKEFDVADPVKTYHVNLSLFTSIPDFWAIGQLFPIVPIHRLDQRPVVKGILSDLTCDSDGKVDRFIGGQSSLPLHELERGGGAGGYYLGMFLGGAYQEALGGLHNLFGTPSVVRVSQADGPRCFAVTLAVPGASCTDVLRAMQHEPEVMFETLKQRAECAGGDAVSCALALAHSFDTMPYLVFDANGGYSVVSGGDEGTDGMSSYSDGCGEEGDQEWESMRCLNV, from the coding sequence ATGCCGGCCTTCACGTGCGTCGATGCTGCAGTGCCACCCCATGGCTACGCCTTTGCGTGGGACGGCGCTCTTCCCGCGCAGGGGGCAATCCCCGGCGACGCTTCGACGACGGCGGATGGCCCCACCGCCGACTTGTCCTCCCCGTGGTCCACTGACCTCTCCGCTAAGCTCTACCGGATCGATGGATGGGGTGCGCCCTACTTCTGCGTCAATGCTTCCGGCGACATCTCTGTCAGGCCGCACGGCGCCGCCACCCTCCCCCACCAGGAGATCGACCTGATGAAGGTGGTGAAGAAGGCCTCCGGCCCCAAGTCCGCCGGCGGGCTCGGTCTCCGTCTTCCACTCCTCGTCCGCTTTACTGACGTCCTCAAGCACCGGCTTGAGTCCCTGCAGCAGGCTTTCGACGTCGCCATCCGATCCAATGGCTACGGCTCCCGTTACCAGGGGGTCTACCCGGTGAAGTGCAACCAGGATCGGCACCTCGTGGAGGACATCATGGAGTTCGGGGCGCCATTCGACTTCGGCCTCGAGGCCGGGTCCAAGGCCGAGCTCCTCCTCGCCATGACCTGCCTGACGAGGGCGAGGCCCGAGGCATTCCTCATCTGCAACGGATACAAAGACGAGGAGTACATCACCCTCGCCCTCATCGCCCGGAGCATGGATCTCAACACGGTGATCGTCCTGGAGCAGGAGGAGGAGCTTGACACGGTCGTCGAGACCAGCGAGAGGCTCGGCGTCCGGCCGGTGATTGGCCTCCGGGCCAAGCTCCGCACCAAGCATTCCGGCCATTTCGGATCCACCTCCGGGGAGAAGGGCAAGTTCGGGCTGTCCACTGCACAGATCCTCTCCGTCGCCCAGAAGCTGCAGCGCCTCGAGATGCTCGATTGTCTGCAACTCCTGCATTTCCACATCGGCTCGCAGATCCCATCCACAGCGCTGCTATCCGACGGGGTCGGCGAGGCCGCCAATATCTACTGCGAGCTCGCAAGGCTCGGGGCGTTGATGCGTGTGATCGACATCGGCGGTGGCCTCGGTATCGACTACGATGGCTCTCGCTCTGGTGGCTCGGACATGTCGGTGGGCTACGGCCTCGATGAATACGCCAATGCTGTGGTCCGGGCGGTTATGCTCGCTTGTGACCGGAAGCATGTGGGCCACCCGATCATTTGCAGCGAGAGCGGCCGGGCTCTCGTATCCCACCAGTCGGTGCTCATCTTTGAAGCGGTCTCATCCACCAGCACTAAGTCTGAGGCATCGTCGTCGATCTGGCCTAACCACGCGTGCCTTCTTGATGAGCTTGCGGATGATGCTCATTCTGATTACCACAATTTGATTGCCGCTTCCCTCCGCCGCGAGAACGAGACCAGCGTTCTATATGCTGAGAAGTTGAAGCAGAAGTGCGTCGACCATTTCAAGGACGGCATTCTCGGCCTCGAGCACCTGGCGGCTGTCGATGCTGTCTGCGACCTTGTGTCGAAGGAGTTCGATGTTGCCGATCCGGTGAAGACATACCATGTCAACCTATCGCTTTTCACCTCGATTCCCGATTTCTGGGCGATCGGGCAACTCTTCCCCATTGTTCCAATTCATCGTCTTGACCAGCGGCCGGTGGTCAAGGGGATTCTGTCGGACCTAACATGCGACAGCGACGGGAAGGTCGATCGGTTCATCGGGGGGCAGTCGAGCCTCCCGTTGCACGAGCTCGAGAGGGGCGGCGGGGCGGGCGGATACTACCTGGGGATGTTTCTGGGAGGGGCTTACCAGGAGGCGCTCGGCGGGCTGCACAACCTCTTCGGGACGCCGAGCGTTGTGCGGGTGTCGCAGGCCGACGGGCCGCGCTGCTTTGCGGTGACGCTGGCGGTGCCCGGCGCGTCGTGCACGGACGTCCTGCGAGCGATGCAGCATGAGCCCGAAGTGATGTTCGAGACACTCAAGCAACGCGCGGAGTGCGCGGGCGGGGACGCGGTGTCGtgcgccctcgccctcgcccacTCCTTCGACACCATGCCGTACCTGGTCTTCGACGCCAACGGCGGGTACAGCGTCGTCTCCGGCGGCGACGAGGGCACCGATGGGATGAGCAGCTACTCGGACGGGTGCGGCGAGGAGGGAGACCAGGAGTGGGAGTCCATGCGATGCTTGAACGTGTGA